One segment of Cydia fagiglandana chromosome 12, ilCydFagi1.1, whole genome shotgun sequence DNA contains the following:
- the LOC134669454 gene encoding uncharacterized protein LOC134669454 isoform X1 — protein MANETEISKRTLEELEIRQLKNKRGVYKRKLTVFKKFIEKIDSSALTAEIIVDISLRLDQLPKLYNDFSEIQDRIETLCSEEGDIEAQEAERESFEDTFYRLSAKGKLLAKIDDESIPNDHSPQAPQQQPLGESIKYPEISLPSFDGDLTQWLQFRDTFDALVNQASLAPIVKYKYLRSCLRDGALEVISSLDFSEEGYTLAWQMLCERYNNPKRLVSNHMRALFDVEPVPSTPSGLRGLCDNISKHLRSLRSLNVPTENWDLAIIHLLVKKLDSRLQSKWENSVDLRKLPSLQDFKTFLKNRADRLEATSPAVPSDAPSTSKKAMVTTSEPIKVTSKQFKPNQCPYCSSTHYINQCPKFSALNVIARIRAVNKLRLCFNCLSGTHVLTNCRASTCRVCKGRHHTLLHKPNTNTHIGSNPAPTRLPISTLTDEQPSSSQIETALSNNTLIGKQANNTRNRSVFLTTAQVLVRDKHNNVHKMKAFLDNGSQENFITQNAVKKLQLPKQQHALNVIGFNEKVSTVLESCDITLHSLDGTFTTNLSCFISPTVCTTNIEIPNVQRWHIPPRYKLADDEFNLAQDVDLLIGGEIFFDLLLTGKYSLGPGLPVLRRSRLGWLVTGPVHKKSDSAIQCKITVETQLKKFWEIEEGSAPNLPYDEKQCEDIFMKTHTHNSEGNFEIELPLKQPPTKLGQSRHIAYRRFKTLETKFERNPEFKDKYVNFMREFEQAGHMIKLRDNYDGPCNFLPHQAIFRDSPSTPIRIVFDCSCRTDNGVSLNDIQYKGSIIQDELINILLRFRKYQYVINADIQKMYRCIYLKPNQKYLQCIFWRENTHQRLQIYMLTTLSFGLKSAPHIATRCLLQLSKENQHTFPAAAEAIANQFYMDDFIAGGDDENQVAETASQVNEILRGANFTLRKWKSNSEAIIKRGSSQPTSWRPCDGSSPGEVNRRSW, from the coding sequence ATGGCTAACGAAACAGAAATTTCCAAAAGAACCCTAGAAGAGTTAGAAATTAGgcagttaaaaaataaacgagGTGTCTATAAGCGAAAACTAACTGTATTTAAGAAATTTATAGAAAAAATCGACTCAAGTGCATTGACGGCCGAAATAATTGTAGACATAAGTTTAAGACTAGATCAATTACCAAAGTTATACAATGATTTCTCTGAGATACAGGACCGGATCGAGACACTGTGCAGCGAGGAAGGTGACATCGAGGCCCAAGAGGCCGAACGTGAGTCTTTCGAGGACACATTTTACCGACTTAGCGCTAAGGGCAAGCTGCTGGCGAAAATAGATGACGAATCAATACCAAATGACCATAGTCCCCAAGCCCCGCAGCAGCAGCCCCTCGGTGAGTCGATAAAGTATCCCGAAATTAGCCTCCCTAGCTTTGATGGAGACCTAACACAGTGGCTGCAGTTCCGAGACACATTTGATGCCCTAGTCAATCAAGCTAGCTTGGCACctattgtaaaatataaatacctacgcAGTTGTTTACGAGACGGCGCACTTGAGGTAATTAGTTCGCTCGATTTCTCCGAGGAAGGGTACACGCTCGCATGGCAGATGCTTTGTGAACGTTATAATAATCCTAAACGTTTAGTTTCTAACCACATGCGAGCCTTGTTCGATGTGGAACCTGTACCGTCAACTCCTTCAGGTCTTAGAGGTCTGTGCGATAATATTTCCAAACATTTGAGATCCTTGCGTTCATTAAATGTACCTACCGAAAATTGGGATCTCGCAATTATTCACTTACTAGTTAAAAAGTTAGACAGTCGACTGCAATCAAAGTGGGAAAATAGTGTTGATTTGAGAAAATTGCCTTCGTTGCAGGACTTCAAAACCTTCCTAAAGAACCGAGCTGACCGGCTGGAAGCGACCAGCCCAGCAGTACCATCGGACGCACCCAGCACTTCCAAGAAGGCCATGGTAACCACGTCCGAACCTATTAAGGTAACCTCCAAACAATTTAAACCTAACCAGTGTCCATATTGTTCGAGTACGCATTACATTAACCAGTGTCCAAAGTTTAGTGCATTAAACGTGATCGCGCGAATCCGAGCCGTGAATAAATTACGATTATGCTTTAATTGTTTGTCCGGGACGCATGTCTTAACAAACTGCAGGGCCAGTACATGTCGAGTATGCAAGGGCAGGCATCATACGTTACTACACAAACCAAATACCAACACTCATATAGGTAGTAACCCCGCACCAACGCGATTACCAATCTCAACATTAACCGACGAACAACCGAGTTCTAGTCAAATCGAGACCGCCTTGTCTAATAACACCCTGATCGGAAAACAAGCAAACAATACTCGAAATAGGTCCGTTTTCCTCACAACAGCCCAAGTGCTTGTTAGGGATAAGCATAACAATGTGCATAAAATGAAGGCATTTTTAGACAATGGCTCGCAAGAAAACTTTATTACCCAAAACGCGGTAAAAAAGTTACAATTACCTAAACAACAACATGCCTTAAATGTCATAGGTTTCAATGAAAAAGTGTCTACTGTCCTAGAATCGTGTGACATAACATTGCATTCCTTAGACGGAACCTTTACGACTAATTTGTCCTGTTTTATTTCGCCTACTGTTTGTACAACCAATATTGAAATACCAAACGTGCAACGTTGGCACATTCCGCCGCGTTATAAATTAGCAGATGACGAATTTAACTTAGCTCAAGATGTAGATTTGCTGATCGGTGGCGAAATATTTTTCGATTTACTTCTCACCGGTAAATACTCGCTCGGGCCTGGATTACCGGTTCTGAGACGCTCACGCCTGGGGTGGTTAGTTACGGGTCCCGTACATAAAAAATCCGATTCTGCTATTCAATGTAAAATTACAGTTGAAACCCaattaaaaaagttttgggaAATAGAGGAGGGTTCCGCACCAAATTTACCTTATGATGAAAAACAATGTGAGGATATATTTATGAAAACCCACACTCACAACTCTGAAGGTAATTTTGAAATTGAACTTCCATTAAAGCAGCCACCTACCAAGCTAGGTCAATCTAGGCACATAGCATACCGGAGGTTCAAAACGTTAGAGACTAAGTTCGAGCGGAACCCCGAATTTAAAGATAAATACGTGAATTTCATGCGCGAGTTCGAACAAGCTGGCCATATGATTAAATTACGAGATAATTATGATGGCCCATGTAATTTTCTACCCCACCAGGCTATTTTTCGCGACTCCCCCTCTACCCCGATTCGTATTGTTTTTGACTGCTCATGCAGGACCGATAACGGCGTTTCATTGAATGATATCCAATACAAAGGCTCAATAATACAGGACGAACTTATAAATATACTTCTACGGTTCCGAAAGTACCAATATGTTATTAACGCTGACATACAAAAAATGTAcagatgtatttatttaaaaccaaATCAAAAATACCTACAATGCATATTTTGGCGTGAAAATACTCACCAACGACTCCAAATTTATATGCTGACTACATTAAGTTTCGGCTTAAAGTCAGCACCACATATTGCAACCAGATGTTTGTTACAATTGTCAAAGGAGAACCAACACACATTTCCAGCAGCTGCAGAGGCCATAGCGAACCAGTTCTACATGGACGATTTTATCGCCGGCGGTGACGACGAGAATCAGGTAGCCGAAACTGCATCACAGGTGAACGAGATCCTGCGAGGAGCCAACTTCACGCTGCGGAAATGGAAGTCCAACTCCGAAGCCATCATAAAACGG
- the LOC134669454 gene encoding uncharacterized protein LOC134669454 isoform X3 yields the protein MANETEISKRTLEELEIRQLKNKRGVYKRKLTVFKKFIEKIDSSALTAEIIVDISLRLDQLPKLYNDFSEIQDRIETLCSEEGDIEAQEAERESFEDTFYRLSAKGKLLAKIDDESIPNDHSPQAPQQQPLGESIKYPEISLPSFDGDLTQWLQFRDTFDALVNQASLAPIVKYKYLRSCLRDGALEVISSLDFSEEGYTLAWQMLCERYNNPKRLVSNHMRALFDVEPVPSTPSGLRGLCDNISKHLRSLRSLNVPTENWDLAIIHLLVKKLDSRLQSKWENSVDLRKLPSLQDFKTFLKNRADRLEATSPAVPSDAPSTSKKAMVTTSEPIKQLQRP from the exons ATGGCTAACGAAACAGAAATTTCCAAAAGAACCCTAGAAGAGTTAGAAATTAGgcagttaaaaaataaacgagGTGTCTATAAGCGAAAACTAACTGTATTTAAGAAATTTATAGAAAAAATCGACTCAAGTGCATTGACGGCCGAAATAATTGTAGACATAAGTTTAAGACTAGATCAATTACCAAAGTTATACAATGATTTCTCTGAGATACAGGACCGGATCGAGACACTGTGCAGCGAGGAAGGTGACATCGAGGCCCAAGAGGCCGAACGTGAGTCTTTCGAGGACACATTTTACCGACTTAGCGCTAAGGGCAAGCTGCTGGCGAAAATAGATGACGAATCAATACCAAATGACCATAGTCCCCAAGCCCCGCAGCAGCAGCCCCTCGGTGAGTCGATAAAGTATCCCGAAATTAGCCTCCCTAGCTTTGATGGAGACCTAACACAGTGGCTGCAGTTCCGAGACACATTTGATGCCCTAGTCAATCAAGCTAGCTTGGCACctattgtaaaatataaatacctacgcAGTTGTTTACGAGACGGCGCACTTGAGGTAATTAGTTCGCTCGATTTCTCCGAGGAAGGGTACACGCTCGCATGGCAGATGCTTTGTGAACGTTATAATAATCCTAAACGTTTAGTTTCTAACCACATGCGAGCCTTGTTCGATGTGGAACCTGTACCGTCAACTCCTTCAGGTCTTAGAGGTCTGTGCGATAATATTTCCAAACATTTGAGATCCTTGCGTTCATTAAATGTACCTACCGAAAATTGGGATCTCGCAATTATTCACTTACTAGTTAAAAAGTTAGACAGTCGACTGCAATCAAAGTGGGAAAATAGTGTTGATTTGAGAAAATTGCCTTCGTTGCAGGACTTCAAAACCTTCCTAAAGAACCGAGCTGACCGGCTGGAAGCGACCAGCCCAGCAGTACCATCGGACGCACCCAGCACTTCCAAGAAGGCCATGGTAACCACGTCCGAACCTATTAAG CAGCTGCAGAGGCCATAG
- the LOC134669454 gene encoding uncharacterized protein LOC134669454 isoform X2 produces the protein MANETEISKRTLEELEIRQLKNKRGVYKRKLTVFKKFIEKIDSSALTAEIIVDISLRLDQLPKLYNDFSEIQDRIETLCSEEGDIEAQEAERESFEDTFYRLSAKGKLLAKIDDESIPNDHSPQAPQQQPLGESIKYPEISLPSFDGDLTQWLQFRDTFDALVNQASLAPIVKYKYLRSCLRDGALEVISSLDFSEEGYTLAWQMLCERYNNPKRLVSNHMRALFDVEPVPSTPSGLRGLCDNISKHLRSLRSLNVPTENWDLAIIHLLVKKLDSRLQSKWENSVDLRKLPSLQDFKTFLKNRADRLEATSPAVPSDAPSTSKKAMVTTSEPIKGSSQPTSWRPCDGSSPGEVNRRSW, from the coding sequence ATGGCTAACGAAACAGAAATTTCCAAAAGAACCCTAGAAGAGTTAGAAATTAGgcagttaaaaaataaacgagGTGTCTATAAGCGAAAACTAACTGTATTTAAGAAATTTATAGAAAAAATCGACTCAAGTGCATTGACGGCCGAAATAATTGTAGACATAAGTTTAAGACTAGATCAATTACCAAAGTTATACAATGATTTCTCTGAGATACAGGACCGGATCGAGACACTGTGCAGCGAGGAAGGTGACATCGAGGCCCAAGAGGCCGAACGTGAGTCTTTCGAGGACACATTTTACCGACTTAGCGCTAAGGGCAAGCTGCTGGCGAAAATAGATGACGAATCAATACCAAATGACCATAGTCCCCAAGCCCCGCAGCAGCAGCCCCTCGGTGAGTCGATAAAGTATCCCGAAATTAGCCTCCCTAGCTTTGATGGAGACCTAACACAGTGGCTGCAGTTCCGAGACACATTTGATGCCCTAGTCAATCAAGCTAGCTTGGCACctattgtaaaatataaatacctacgcAGTTGTTTACGAGACGGCGCACTTGAGGTAATTAGTTCGCTCGATTTCTCCGAGGAAGGGTACACGCTCGCATGGCAGATGCTTTGTGAACGTTATAATAATCCTAAACGTTTAGTTTCTAACCACATGCGAGCCTTGTTCGATGTGGAACCTGTACCGTCAACTCCTTCAGGTCTTAGAGGTCTGTGCGATAATATTTCCAAACATTTGAGATCCTTGCGTTCATTAAATGTACCTACCGAAAATTGGGATCTCGCAATTATTCACTTACTAGTTAAAAAGTTAGACAGTCGACTGCAATCAAAGTGGGAAAATAGTGTTGATTTGAGAAAATTGCCTTCGTTGCAGGACTTCAAAACCTTCCTAAAGAACCGAGCTGACCGGCTGGAAGCGACCAGCCCAGCAGTACCATCGGACGCACCCAGCACTTCCAAGAAGGCCATGGTAACCACGTCCGAACCTATTAAG
- the LOC134669454 gene encoding uncharacterized protein LOC134669454 isoform X4: MANETEISKRTLEELEIRQLKNKRGVYKRKLTVFKKFIEKIDSSALTAEIIVDISLRLDQLPKLYNDFSEIQDRIETLCSEEGDIEAQEAERESFEDTFYRLSAKGKLLAKIDDESIPNDHSPQAPQQQPLGESIKYPEISLPSFDGDLTQWLQFRDTFDALVNQASLAPIVKYKYLRSCLRDGALEVISSLDFSEEGYTLAWQMLCERYNNPKRLVSNHMRALFDVEPVPSTPSGLRGLCDNISKHLRSLRSLNVPTENWDLAIIHLLVKKLDSRLQSKWENSVDLRKLPSLQDFKTFLKNRADRLEATSPAVPSDAPSTSKKAMVTTSEPIKLQRP; the protein is encoded by the exons ATGGCTAACGAAACAGAAATTTCCAAAAGAACCCTAGAAGAGTTAGAAATTAGgcagttaaaaaataaacgagGTGTCTATAAGCGAAAACTAACTGTATTTAAGAAATTTATAGAAAAAATCGACTCAAGTGCATTGACGGCCGAAATAATTGTAGACATAAGTTTAAGACTAGATCAATTACCAAAGTTATACAATGATTTCTCTGAGATACAGGACCGGATCGAGACACTGTGCAGCGAGGAAGGTGACATCGAGGCCCAAGAGGCCGAACGTGAGTCTTTCGAGGACACATTTTACCGACTTAGCGCTAAGGGCAAGCTGCTGGCGAAAATAGATGACGAATCAATACCAAATGACCATAGTCCCCAAGCCCCGCAGCAGCAGCCCCTCGGTGAGTCGATAAAGTATCCCGAAATTAGCCTCCCTAGCTTTGATGGAGACCTAACACAGTGGCTGCAGTTCCGAGACACATTTGATGCCCTAGTCAATCAAGCTAGCTTGGCACctattgtaaaatataaatacctacgcAGTTGTTTACGAGACGGCGCACTTGAGGTAATTAGTTCGCTCGATTTCTCCGAGGAAGGGTACACGCTCGCATGGCAGATGCTTTGTGAACGTTATAATAATCCTAAACGTTTAGTTTCTAACCACATGCGAGCCTTGTTCGATGTGGAACCTGTACCGTCAACTCCTTCAGGTCTTAGAGGTCTGTGCGATAATATTTCCAAACATTTGAGATCCTTGCGTTCATTAAATGTACCTACCGAAAATTGGGATCTCGCAATTATTCACTTACTAGTTAAAAAGTTAGACAGTCGACTGCAATCAAAGTGGGAAAATAGTGTTGATTTGAGAAAATTGCCTTCGTTGCAGGACTTCAAAACCTTCCTAAAGAACCGAGCTGACCGGCTGGAAGCGACCAGCCCAGCAGTACCATCGGACGCACCCAGCACTTCCAAGAAGGCCATGGTAACCACGTCCGAACCTATTAAG CTGCAGAGGCCATAG
- the LOC134669454 gene encoding uncharacterized protein LOC134669454 isoform X5, producing MANETEISKRTLEELEIRQLKNKRGVYKRKLTVFKKFIEKIDSSALTAEIIVDISLRLDQLPKLYNDFSEIQDRIETLCSEEGDIEAQEAERESFEDTFYRLSAKGKLLAKIDDESIPNDHSPQAPQQQPLGESIKYPEISLPSFDGDLTQWLQFRDTFDALVNQASLAPIVKYKYLRSCLRDGALEVISSLDFSEEGYTLAWQMLCERYNNPKRLVSNHMRALFDVEPVPSTPSGLRGLQNLPKEPS from the exons ATGGCTAACGAAACAGAAATTTCCAAAAGAACCCTAGAAGAGTTAGAAATTAGgcagttaaaaaataaacgagGTGTCTATAAGCGAAAACTAACTGTATTTAAGAAATTTATAGAAAAAATCGACTCAAGTGCATTGACGGCCGAAATAATTGTAGACATAAGTTTAAGACTAGATCAATTACCAAAGTTATACAATGATTTCTCTGAGATACAGGACCGGATCGAGACACTGTGCAGCGAGGAAGGTGACATCGAGGCCCAAGAGGCCGAACGTGAGTCTTTCGAGGACACATTTTACCGACTTAGCGCTAAGGGCAAGCTGCTGGCGAAAATAGATGACGAATCAATACCAAATGACCATAGTCCCCAAGCCCCGCAGCAGCAGCCCCTCGGTGAGTCGATAAAGTATCCCGAAATTAGCCTCCCTAGCTTTGATGGAGACCTAACACAGTGGCTGCAGTTCCGAGACACATTTGATGCCCTAGTCAATCAAGCTAGCTTGGCACctattgtaaaatataaatacctacgcAGTTGTTTACGAGACGGCGCACTTGAGGTAATTAGTTCGCTCGATTTCTCCGAGGAAGGGTACACGCTCGCATGGCAGATGCTTTGTGAACGTTATAATAATCCTAAACGTTTAGTTTCTAACCACATGCGAGCCTTGTTCGATGTGGAACCTGTACCGTCAACTCCTTCAGGTCTTAGAG GACTTCAAAACCTTCCTAAAGAACCGAGCTGA